A genomic segment from Gadus morhua chromosome 4, gadMor3.0, whole genome shotgun sequence encodes:
- the amdhd1 gene encoding putative imidazolonepropionase: MPTQYRLLVKNASQVVVICSNGEKYLQKDAVQNLCVVDNGSVVIGCDGLIKAVGPSDDVQAEYPEELFEKVIDATGMCVIPGLVDAHTHPVWAGDRVHEFAMKLAGASYMDVHRAGGGIHFTVEHTRAAAAPDLLASLTARLGRMLRAGSTLVECKSGYGLELETEVKMLEVIEKARRSLPINISSTYCGAHAVPRGKTVAEATEDVLRVQLPALRRRITAGDLRVDNIDVFCERGVFDLDATRAILQAGRDMGLHINFHGDELHPMNSAQLGAELGALAISHLEEVTDEGIAAMATAKTAAVLLPTTAYILRLPQPRARAMLEAGLIVALGSDFNPNAYCCSMPLVMHLACVNMRMTMPEALVGATINAAYALGRSDTHGSLEAGKHGDLVVLNCRRWEHLIYQLGGHHEVIRYVIIKGSVVHDNDNILAF, translated from the exons ATGCCTACCCAATACAGACTGCTGGTAAAAAACGCCAGCCAGGTTGTGGTCATATGCAGCAATGGTGAAAAGTACCTGCAGAAGGATGCAGTGCAAAATCTTTGCGTGGTGGATAACGGTAGCGTGGTGATCGGGTG TGATGGTCTGATCAAAGCCGTGGGACCGTCGGACGACGTCCAAGCCGAATATCCAGAAGAGCTTTTCGAGAAGGTCATCGATGCAACGGGCATGTGTGTCATCCCTG GGTTGGTGGACGCTCACACGCATCCCGTATGGGCAGGCGACCGTGTGCATGAATTTGCTATGAAG CTGGCTGGAGCCTCGTACATGGACGTGCACCGCGCCGGGGGCGGCATCCACTTCACGGTGGAGCACacgcgggcggcggcggcccccgACCTGCTGGCCTCTCTCACAGCCCGGCTGGGCCGCATGTTGAGGGCCGGCAGCACGCTGGTGGAGTGCAAGAGCGGATACGGCCTGGAGCTCGAGACGGAGGTGAAGATGCTGGAGGTGATCGAGAAGGCGAGGCGCTCATTGCCCATCAACATCTCGTCCACCTACTGCGGGGCCCACGCCGTGCCCAG AGGTAAGACGGTGGCTGAGGCCACGGAGGACGTTCTGCGGGTCCAGCTCCCCGCGCTGCGCAGGCGCATTACCGCCGGCGACCTGCGGGTGGACAACATCGACGTGTTCTGCGAGCGGGGCGTATTCGACCTGGACGCCACGCGCGCCATCCTCCAGGCGGGCCGCGACATGGGGCTGCACATCAACTTCCACGGCGACGAGCTGCACCCCATGAACTCTGCACAG TTGGGGGCGGAGCTTGGCGCCCTGGCCATCAGTCACCTGGAGGAGGTGACGGACGAGGGGATcgctgccatggcaaccgccAAAACCGCCGCAGTCCTGTTGCCAACTACAGCCTACAtcctgag gctccCCCAGCCGCGGGCCCGAGCCAtgctggaggcggggctgaTCGTAGCGCTGGGCAGCGACTTCAACCCCAACGCGTACTGCTGCTCCATG cccctgGTCATGCATCTGGCCTGTGTGAACATGAGGATGACCATGCCAGAGGCTCTGGTGGGGGCCACCATCAACGCCGCCTACGCCCTCGGCCGCTCGGACACACACGGCTCCCTGGAGGCGGGCAAACACGGAGACCTGGTGGTCCTCAACTGTAGACG ATGGGAACACCTGATCTACCAGCTCGGAGGTCACCACGAGGTCATCCGCTACGTCATCATCAAGGGGTCCGTCGTCCACGACAACGACAACATCCTGGCCTTCTAG
- the snrpf gene encoding small nuclear ribonucleoprotein F, with the protein MSLPLNPKPFLNGLTGKPVMVKLKWGMEYKGYLVSVDGYMNMQLANTEEYVDGALAGHLGEVLIRCNNVLYIRGVEEEEEDGEMRE; encoded by the exons ATG AGTTTACCTCTTAACCCGAAGCCCTTCCTCAACGGGCTCACCGGCAAACCCGTGATGGTGAAGCTGAAGTGGGGAATGGAGTACAAAGGATACTTGGTGTCGGTGGACGGCTACATGAACATGCAG TTGGCCAACACAGAAGAGTATGTTGACGGAGCACTGGCAGGTCATCTGGGTGAAGTTCTCATCAG gtGTAATAACGTTCTGTACATCCGaggcgtggaggaggaggaggaagacggggAGATGAGGGAATGA